ctcggcctacGGTCAACCGGTGATATGCTGAGAGCTATATATAAGACAAAATACCTTTACACTCGAACTGACTTTATAATCCGATcgaacatatatgagcacgtggatgCTCGCTCGATCTTTATTCGACCGACTATATACCTTTCCTATCTCTCTGGACTTAAACCCCTCCTTCCCTCGTTCGGCCAATCTATCATATCCCGTGTCAATATACAGCAAGGATCAATAATAGTAAGGATTTGAATCTCACACGAAACATTTTCGAATGCCTACGAAGTTGGAACCACGAGTGACACTAAGTAGGATCCCCTTGAGAAGTACTTAGATTTACTTAAAAGTTGGTTCGTGAGGCTAGATTGTCTACCTTCAAAATTAATTGGACCCAACGTCCATATACCTGAATTAATACAAAAAAAATGGAAACTGTCGTAACACCATCACATCATAAAAATGGATAGATAACATGACAATGCCATACAAATTCATGAAACCAGTTCAAGACTCAACACACTGACATTAACAAGAGCCACCTCTCGTCATATCTTCGAGGCCATTACCTCTAGAGAATGCCTGGGCTAGTCGTCAAACTCTCTGATCAGACTTTGCTAAACAGTTCAAATATGTTGACAACATAAATGATAGCTTGCTTACAGGAACTTGAACCCCTTTTAGTTGACTGCTTGCCAAACTCACATCATTTCTTGAGATCTTCGAACAATGCGGCCAACCTTCTTCTTGAACATGTCCCTGTTTTCCCTCCATTCCTTCTGCAATTTAAAAAGCCAAATTTAGCAAATCATATCATACAAAGACAGACTGAAAAAGGTGAGTCAGTGATTGAATAAGCAAAAGCACACCAAcaaaaaaaagaataatttatCAAGTCATGTACGGGATGTTAGTATGTTACTGAGATTAGAAAGAAGTGGACAATGAATAATTGAGCTACTAACGAATCAACATGGGATTGATATTAGTCTGGTTGTCAAAAACAGTTATTGTACTGAGATAAATAATACTGCAGAGTGAGATATGTTTATAAACAACTTAGGAATCTATCTTAGAAAATTATAATTTGACTAATTGAGAATTAGCTAATTAATAGATATATTATCTAACATATATAGATAATATGATAATTAATATATACAGAATACTCCCCTACAAGTTGGAGTTATAAAATTAATCATACCCAACTTGTTACAAAGAAAATCAATCCGAACCTTATTTAAAGCTCTCGTGAAGATGTCGCTGAGTTGTCCTACATCTTCACATATCCAGTAGAAatcaaattttgttaaattttctcACGAactaaatgaaaatcaatttcaatatgcttAGTTCGCTCATGAAAAACAGGATTCGATGCAATATAGCTCAAATACACACCCAATATATAAAATTACAATATAGCTCAGATACACACCTAATATATAAAATTCGTCCCTTGCCTTTCCCCAAGAGACAATCCAAGAATAGCTTCATCAATATTATGTTAGGATGGAGCATAGCTATGAAACCCAAACCGGATCAGTCAGTtggacccaaaaaaaaaaaaaaatacaaaactgAATCCCTCTGGGTTAGTTCAGGGATAGAGTGTAaagaaaactagaaaaaaaaCTTCTCATCCAACTGGCCAATTTTCACAAAACCATAAGGACCAAGCACTTCTCATAGCAGCTGTTTTACGGTTCGAACTATGCAAAATGGTCATTCACATTTTCAATCTGGGATGGTACATATTTTTACCTACCCTAATAGTATATAGTCCCAAAAAACCCAAACagagattttgtttgttttatatgGAACAAATTAGCTATGTTTTAAATTAAAAGAACTTTGCTGAGAACAGAGAAGGTCAATGATTCACAATTGGACAagtttatttcgacttctccaaCCAATTAGCATTATCAAGTTGATACTTTGGTTAATTCACACTTTGAACAATTGAACCACCACCTCATCTAGCGAACCAATTACCCGGAGCGCATCTAATTCAGTATAGATATGGGATGGAGCTTCTATGACTAATATTTGCTTGTCGTTGTTGGGTGATAACATGTGTTCTATAAGAGGTAGTGACAACATTGAACGTGAATCCAAAGCCTGCCAAAGACTAATGGACACTGTTAGAAAGAATGAAAGGAATCCTATCACAACTATGCTAAGATAGGAATGAATCACACATCAACCAATTCCATGTGAAACCAGCCCAAAACATACAAATATAAAGGGAATATACATATGGATTAAAAAGGGAGATGACAAAGCCATGATGTGAAATGTATTCTAGTAGTGAAAAAGTGGACCTGCAAGAAATACAGTGAAATGGATTGAATTTTCATGGATTTAGTCATGTGTGATCCTATCCAATTTCAGTCTCATTCTAGTGAGTCTTTAGACATGTTGTCTTTCCAGGCTTTTCCAATGAACTTTCAGCCAACATCAGAGTTTTTCAATTCCTTGGCAAAAGACATATCGATTATTACAGATCCTGAGTTGAATCAGCCGATTTTTGCAGACTGAGATAACTGTGCATATGGAAACATCCCCCTTGAGGCAGTGTATATAAATGAAGTATGCATGATGCttgggaaaaaaaaatccaacacaGCTATTGTAGGCAAGTGTGCAATGCAATTCATACTCAACATAAATGTCACTGAAAGTGATATTGATTTCATAGAAGCTTTTGAATGAAAATACATCTAAAACTTGAAAACTTTTTTGGCTAAAAAACATGGTTAAATTTTATTGTTTAACTTACAGCAGCTTCAACATTTGCTGGAGATTCATCATTAGGACTTGAAAGCATTGAAATAATACTCAGAACTATACTCTCAACCTGAAGGTAAGAAAGAACTGTAATTACTTACTATGTTGATGCATATCCAATATTGCAAGTAAAATACGGACAGATACAGAAATGTTCACCAAATACAATTAGCAATATTCTGCGAAGAATTAGCTGCTGCATTAAAAGTtaagattataaaaaataattatggaTATGATATGTAACAAAATCATTGCATAGTCCATGTGGTATGAATGCTTTAGCATTAAATATGCTCAAGTAGAAAATCTTCTCAAAGATTCATCAAAAAATCTAAACCTAGTACACAATAGGAAAATGAATTTCTAATAATCACAAAAAGTTGTGGATTTACTATGATATAGAGTTGTGCTAATAGTCAAGCCTTTAAAAAgtgtatccaaacaatatgtgaTGAAACCATTACATTATTCACACATACAATATAGAGCAGATGCATAAGAGGTAATTATAACAAATTATTAAACATTTTACTCAAACAATTTGTTAATATTTCCTGGAAACTTGCGCCTAGTAAATAATTTGAAACATACAAATAAGGTAcataagaggttcaagtcaacaTTAACTGTGCCACatcttttttttaaagaattttttcttttaatttctgcAAGTTTACTGCCTTGGTGTGAGTCGTTGTTATGTAAATATCAAGGATTAATGACTAACAGCATCAAAATCAATCATTGCATGCAATATTAAACAATGTAAATTGTGTGCATTTGACTAAGACCAAATATGAACTAAGACAGAATTACTAGCTAGGTCAATGATAAAAAAGAGTCATCAGCTGAAAAGTTTTAGGCAACCTATGTGAATGTTCCTCTTGTTTAAGTTCACAAAAAATAAATCAGCAGGATGTATTACTCGAAATAACagcaattttttatgtgatcaaaataAATATCAACCATATGCATATAGAAGATAGTCAATTTCATTTGCATGAATATCCAAGAAATATAAAATGTAACCtaaaatatatatatggatagaaaCAGATCTATGGAAAAGATCATACTGTGTGTATTGGGGTCCATCGCTCACTTGGGAGTTCATAACCATTTGGATCTTCACCAGGTGGATGAAGAATTGATATGCAAACACGCCCATCCGGATAAACTGCAAATACATTCATTGCTAAAACACATAGTTGGAGGAAATGACACAATTTTGATAAAATGCTAACCATTTGGGTGCCACATTTCTGAAGTAAACCGCACTGATGGGGGACTGTTGGGATAGTTGGGTGGGAAGCTCATAATTGCATTGAAGAAACCACTATCACTGCGATGAGATTTATTCATAAGAATGAATATCACTCAAGATTTATCAATATTCTAAGAAATTTTTTTCACATGACTTTATGTAGTAGATTTGATTGCCATAACTATTTTCCCACAGGAATGTCAAAAGACAGGATTTTTATATGTGAAAAATAGTGATACAGGCAGAAAATAAGCTACCCCGCTGAGTTCCATCTTTTTAAGCTAAGAATACCAAAGTCCAATCAAATCAGCATTTATATACATGAAAATAGTGACACAAGCAGGAAAGTTTATTTGTGCCATCCATTGAATCAACGAATACCAGAGTCCAATCAATCATGTAACTTTTGCTTGAATATTTCTTATCCCGCATTGTTAGTACCCCCGATGAGGTCATCAACAAcaattttatattatacaaaGAAAGAAACCATGTTTCCAACAGAACTGAGATTCACAGGCTTTCTAGATCCATTCAAATCAAACTACAAGAAGTTCCAACTGGGAACAAAATCCTTCAAGTGTGTCTAGAGTCTAGATTCTAAGCATCACAAAAAGTTCATAAGATTTTTGTAGTGAAAAGAAGCTTTCGAAAGCTATCTTCCTCAGTCTAACAGTTGTTTCTTTCCCCACAGAGAGCATGCCCCCATTTCTTATTGGGGCTTTACAATGGTTTATACAAGCACTTCAAGTGTGGCAAATGCTATTTTCTATtggagattgaatattgaattgCAAACTTGCGTTTTGGCACTCTCTGAAACATACAATCTCAAAGAAATGCATTAGAATAATATATAATTGTTAGTTTGATCAAGATTCTACAAATGGAACTTCTCAAGTATTCTCTCAGCGAAAACTATATCAATTTCATAAAAGCGTACATTTTTCATGAGTTGAAAccattcttgattttttttttcaaagaaaaaaaaaacaacgacGGACCAAACAAGGGGCGTAACAAAGCAAACCGATCCGATCGCAGATAAATGCTCCATAAAGGAAAACAAGCACTGGAATCACCCAATTCAAGTGTCAATGACTCACTATAGCGTATCAGGCGGCCCGATGATGGTCACGTTCCACTCGAAGACATTGCTATCGTCCACCAACCCAGCAGAGAATCCATCCACCGGATTCTTCATCAGATCTGATCCACGAACCACAAAAAAGAATAACAAACCAAGAATAATCGGGCAACAAGCCCTCGGCCGAAACCCTAGGCACGACCAATCTATGAAAGCAGCGAATCGTCCTATACCCCTGAGCTGCTTCTGTAACAGGAGGCACGCCGGGCTCGACGCCGCCATCGACCACCGCCGCTCCTCCAATCCCGTGCGTTCGGCGGCACGGCTGGTGAGAGGGCGAAGTGGTCGGGAAAAGAAAACGGATGCGAACGCGACGATGCCGCAATATATAGGGCAGCCGACACGGTGGAAAATGTTGGAAACTACTCAGCTCTTTCTTTTTTATCATTCACTCTGGCGTGCGTACCTTCGATCAGAGATAGTAAACCAAACCAAACCGAGCGCGAGCTGTGCATGCCCAGTACAACTCAATTCCATCCGGATTGGCCGAGTCACACGTGCTGGCGCGAGCATGGTACACATAACACAGTAAGCTTCGTCGCTGCACAAATCTCTGACAGGCCCAACGGGCCCAATCCACACCATAACACCCCGGAGGCGTCTAAAAttatgaaattctaaaaatacatacttaatatttaaatttcCTAAAAAATACAgttattttttatctttctttgttTCATCCATCATTGCGATCTATATTCATAAAACCAATATCAGtggtattagttttcaaaataaaacagGGATTTATGCCATGTGAtgctatttttcaaaatcaaccctaaaaaaatcatttttaatgacAGAAATTTTCGTCACTATTCAGTTACTATATGTCCGTAACTATGGAATAACGATAAAGTAATGGAATAATGACTgctgtaaaaaattatttttaagcgaTTTTTTCTGGCGAAATATGATATCCATCGAAATTTACGATAGGACTTCATTTTCATCAAAGACAATAATAATGGGATTGAAAACCCATTGTTAATACTAACAATGGAACATACAGTTCCATCGTTAACcaatgataaaattattatttccGTCGTTATATTAACTATGGATTTTATGATGAGAAAATTATTCTGTCATTGTACCGGACGGAAAACATGATTCCATCGTTGATTATCATAATTAATTACGATGTAATATCACTAATTTTATGATGGAATagtgttaaataaaaatagaatgaTGTTTTCCATTGGTAATTATCGATAGAATGATGTTTTCTATTGATAGTTATCATACCAAATCATTGTTCTATATCGATATTTAACAACGATTGAATTATGGTTTAATTTCTATCGTTAAATACTGATAAAATCATAATTCTGTcgctaaatatttaaaaaatatattaaaaaaatcaaattttaaaattatcttgtttatatttttctatatcaaaataaattatcACAAATGATGACGATATAAACACAATCCATACACAAATTAATCCAATAGACAATCACAATCTATACAAACAATTATAATCATACAAACCTTCACAATCAATATACAAACAAACTAATTCCATAAACAACATTCATAATCTAAAATATGTTATTTAAACATCCACAATAAAATATCCAAAATCCAATagatatacaaaaaaaaatctaaataccATGATAGAAATCCAAAGTATCCAAATCAACAATAAACATCCGTATTACAATCCTATGAGATAGTAATATCAAATTCTATCAAAAGTAAAAATTTGGTAGATTATTATTAGAATCATGCGCCCCGTAAAAATGTAATAAAtttataactaattttacatatAAAAAGAGTACATGGATCATATTTTGGATATCAATGATGATGACAAATATATCAATCATAGGGATAAAATCTTCCTAAAAAAtgtaatataattagaaataaccaaattataatatcaaaattgaataaatataatttgCATGATTACGTGTGATAAAGAAAAAAACTAAGTTATAGTTACGTTGAACAGATCTCAGAATGAGCTAATCAACAATTCCTATGGATCTTGAATTTCCTGTGACTCAAGACAATGTTGTAATTTGATCTATTAAGCAATAACTACTCGCATCTCGACCAAGGCAACATCATCTCTCGCCGTCTAAGCAGCCATCATTTGCTCTAGTATGAACAGTCGATCCTtagttcttgatttttttttttttatcttaacgaTTGCACCTCAGTAGAAGAAGCAGAATTAGGACAAGCCCTAGGAGTCCTTAAACGATCATAGACCACTTTAGCCTAGGAGTCAAGGCGGTAGAGAGTGAAGTTATTTGTCCTTCCATCGTtaacatcataataaatgtcatttATAGTCTAGGTGGATAGAGGTtgtgaccccccccccccttttttaaTGGTGATTGTGATGCTTTGGTCACTCTATTTGTCATTTGCTCTTgtgtgaaaaatatatataattaatatctaATACGCAATTATTAAAGATAATCATTGTTAACggttaaatgtaataaagttaatattTTTATGTTTATGGCCCAGGATCGAGGATCGACAAATatgacatttttttttcttgtgatcttgttaaatgcatcatggttttgagcagtgatggtgttcgacatttctatgATCTAGCAAGGCTTCATTCGACAGACAGACAATCATTCATgagatcttcttctcttcgtagggtatTTAAGATAGAAAACTTGAACTGCTTGTACCgtaaaaatgaaaggttcaaatttgttaaattttttgCTTGCATTAAACTCAACTAAATTGTAATTTGCATATATTCGGGTACTTCTTTTTGtggtcggatcataccatgaacatttgaataacacataactttttataggtaatgcagaatattcaacctctatgatttcgtcaagtctactatagtaatcaaactcagtgttactATTGTTGATAGATCTTTTAACGTACATATCAAAATTATAGGTTAATCTCCATGAATCTCATTGTGCCACGTGGATTTTGAAGTCGTTAATATAGTAACCAAAGTACACCATTATTTTATGGATGGGTCTtgatgcaatattcattatcctTTCATCTTGCATATTTGATATTTTATGTTTTTTCACctataaaaataattatgatataaattaggatAGGACTTAATACACatgaacaatttttttaaaaaaattatgtaacTTATAtagatttaaaatcataatacAAATTTGACCTCTAACTTTTCATGCACTTCACTTACACTCATTGATGGATTCTATAATTGTAGTTGTTATTTATACAAGTTGTCATGGAAGATAGTTTTAAGATAATTGGGATAACAAATAAAAAAAGGGGATAAATATTTGATTAGAAAAGTCAACTTACTTTATATAGAATTTGACTTCATCGCATTTAAGAATATGTATATTCTTATAGTATGGTATTTTTGTACTATCTAGAAACATATGCATCCACTGGCTTACCagaaaacttgaaaatagaaagcatctctGGATCTATCGATTGAGTATCATCAAAATTTCTAGAACACTTGTGATGGTTGATTTTCACATTATCAGTAAAATAATATGAGtagaaagaaaatttttcttCTACCAGATAAATATTAcatattgacccctcaactc
This genomic stretch from Zingiber officinale cultivar Zhangliang chromosome 7A, Zo_v1.1, whole genome shotgun sequence harbors:
- the LOC122000683 gene encoding ubiquitin-conjugating enzyme E2 13-like, which codes for MAASSPACLLLQKQLRDLMKNPVDGFSAGLVDDSNVFEWNVTIIGPPDTLYDSGFFNAIMSFPPNYPNSPPSVRFTSEMWHPNVYPDGRVCISILHPPGEDPNGYELPSERWTPIHTVESIVLSIISMLSSPNDESPANVEAAKEWRENRDMFKKKVGRIVRRSQEMM